The Gossypium hirsutum isolate 1008001.06 chromosome D02, Gossypium_hirsutum_v2.1, whole genome shotgun sequence region ACAATTTTGTTAGtctaaatattctaaaaaatcgCCTCAGCATCTGGAATCAAAATCAAGttaaacaaacttaaaatttAGTTTCCTCCTACAATGATACCCCATGGAATATTTCAAATCTAAGCAATCGAGTTAAATAAAATTCCTTTGAGGTAAACATTATCGAAAAGGTCTCATACGTTTGCTTTTCAATCTATTTCCTCACTAATGTAAGAcaaaattttgccaaagtttaatAGGACTTTATTCGTTTGTAATGTTGACTAAGGCTAAAGTATGGATAAAAAGTCAATTCAGGCCAAACCCCATGCAATAGTTACTTATAGATCAAATATTAGCTAAAAGTATCATTCCCTAACTTCCTTAGATTAAGCACTCAACTCATTTTCGACTCCACTATTTTTTGCTCACTTCTTTCTCTCTCTACCCCTCAAAATAAAGTAGGATATATAAAAagaatcaattaaaataaaatttcaaaagaaaaaaaaaactaaataaaagaatattaactAATGAAACAATAAAGCATCTCACTTTTGATTTCTCAATGATAACATAAGTgctttcacttttctttttcagGTTTTTTGTGAATAAAGATACATAAACAAAAAGGATAAAATAAGAACATTTACaaaggaaaaaatagaaaaaaaatgctTTATCATCTTTCACGCAAAAAATACCTATATTAATGTCTCTGCCTATCCCAATAGATACTATGagctaaaaatatatattcattaagCATAAAATACTTAAAGTAAGCAAACAAGAGACTAAAAAGAGTTAAGCACTAGGATTTTGCTTGATAGAGTAGAAAGAAAATTAGAAAGATAAAAAGTTGAAGGGGTAGAAAACTAGAAGGATGGAAAACATAAGTGTTCTCTTCATAAGCATGCGTGGTAGGAAAgatgaagaaattgaaagaaaaaagtaATTTTCTTTCCCTCTTTTGCATTATtgagttgaaaaatgaaaaaaaaataaaacatttggaAAATGCTTAATTTTGATACACATCtttctcattttctcttctttttcttttttcatttttttcatttttctttcctaCCATAAACACTCAAAATTTAGTTTCTTTCTACTTTTTTACTCTCTCCTCTCATCCTTCCACTTTTCCACTCACTCAAGCACACCTTGAAacttattaaaaattgaaaaggcTTTTTGACCGTTAATTTTAACAGTTGACTGTTAACATTAATTGCCCTAATTTTATTCAGTTAAAGCGAACGACATAtggcaaaaaatataaaaaaataaaaataaataaaagttattgaaattattaaattttaataaaaatataaaaatcataaaaaaattataaaatgcatcgAAACGACCCTTTAACCATTACCTTTAACCattgaccgttaaagttaacgACCCCATTTTTTCCAGTTAAAGCCATCATGTGTCGCAACACAGTGTGACTTGtggcgaaaaatgataaaaaataaaaattaataaaagttatagaaatattataaaatgcttcttttagtatgaacatttttataatttttttttacatattttatatttctttacgttttttttatgttgttacaactttataagattttataaattttttgctatatttctatatattttataatttttaagatttttataaaattttataatttttaataatatttaaatatttaaatatttttattaaaatttaattattttataacttttatttttatttttataattatttgccACATGTCATGCTGTGGTTGTAACACGTAatgactttaactaaaaaaaattaggttagttcaagtacccaattgagtgcaaaaaaaaaaagagcaatggcttaattgcttttttgaaaaagtttaagggtctttttgatgcattttgaaagttcaaatacCCAATTGCGTGTAAAAAAAAGTAGGAGCTTAATTGCTTTTTCTGAAAAAAGTTTGagggttatttttatttttataattatttgccACATGTCATGCTGTGGTTGTAACACGTAatgactttaactaaaaaaaattaggttagttcaagtacccaattgagtgccaaaaaaaaaagagcaatggcttaattgcttttttgaaaaagtttaagggtctttttgatgcattttgaaagttcaaatacCCAATTGCGTGTAAAAAAAAGTAGGAGCTTAATTGCTTTTTCTGAAAAAAGTTTGAGGATTTTTTTAATGCATTATGAAAGTTTAGGTACCCAAGTTAGTacaaaaaaaagacttaattgtttttttttaagtttaacggtttttttacacccttaagccaaaaaaatataatgataaatttaacttttaatattgaCCTCTTTTGTCACTTTggtcttaatttttttataatcaatTTGACCATCGTTCACTTAAATTTAGTCAAATTGTTGTTTTTTATTGAAAAAGTTGATTAAcctattaaaatttcaataacaaTGACTTGACAGCTCGTGTTGTTGTGTAtgtgtattttataaaaataaaaaaaagttattaagaatattaatcttttcaaaaaataaaaaaattattcacgTCAGTAATAAAATACACATAATGTGAATGTCACTAAAATTTTAATGGTCGAATTAACTTTTTCTGTAAAACAACGATAATTTGACAACTTGAGGGTTAAAATGAAAGCAAAATGGTAAATTCATGatattatgaaaaataatattaaaaattaccaTTCGGCATCGGTAAGTGTTAGAGCATGTATCAAAATATTGGTCAACACTACAATTATAAAGAAGGCTCTCAAAATGTTTGATAGAAAATAGGTAGGAAGCATGATAAACGGTGAATAAAATACAAACACGTCAGATTTACTTTGCTTCCTGTGAGCAACTGTTAAATTGATTGATTTGACAATAAGAAAACAGTTGCATAGAGCTTATCTACAAACTATTCCATAAAATACAATCCTGAAACCTCAAGAATACTAATAATTACTCTTATCCaaattaaaaatatcttttaGATATAATactgaaaataaaatttgataataacatgtaactaatttattataataataaattttttaagtaaataatatatattattttaaattaatttaattatgaatcgAGTCGTGTCATAAataaatcaatatctaaattattaatttaagcaGAGAAATTtgactaatatttttatttatagtaTTGTTGACATCAGCATACTATTAGAAAAGTCTATTTGTTTAAATATGTGATAAatgcatatatttaaaaaaagtaaagaagTAAAAGAGAAATTAAATTGGTCCAATCAGTGTCATTGCCTTCAAGTCTGGCAAATTGTCGTTTCTTTGCTATCCCTAACTGGTATTCTAGAAGGTTTTACGTATGGTCGGCGTCTAATCGTATTGTTCTCAATTATAATTTTTGTCAATAATTGACAACGGattgaaaaggaaaaggaaaaggaaaaaggatCAATTTTTAGAGAAAATTCAACAATTGTAGGgacaaaacaaaaaagaaaaaggttaagattttgttgaatttttttatattattttgtgaattattcctataaaatttatttgcaactaataatgatatattataattttttttttaaagtgttgTGATCACGTTGCGCAAATTGGAATCACGTCAGTAGAGGCGAGAGACCatcatcaacaaggtttccatTTCTCATTTACCTGATCAAATCAGAACCTCGAGATCTGATAAAAATGGGTCCCGCTAATACTAATCATAAGCAGACAACTGCCACATGTGGTCCCATAATTTGCACTTATCCTCTCTGCCATTACAACCAGTCAAAATATCTCCTTCAGTATGAATTTAATTTAGCGAAACGTACATGTGTCACTCATCCATAGAGGTATGCCCTTTTCGGCCATCGTCTGTTATAAATAACCAAAACCTTCGAGAATGTTTCAAGAAATGgaaaattttgagttttcaacCGAATTGCTTCCGGGTTTGCCTGAAGAACTCGGTCTTGAGTGCTTATCTCGGCTACCTTGCACAGCTCACAGACTTGCCTCCCGAGTTTATCATCGATGGCGGGATTTGCTCCAAAGCCCTGATTTCTATTACCATCGCAAGAAACTAGGCTACACCCAAAAATTCGCTTGcttggttttaagttttaatggtGGAACAGTGAATGGACCTAAAAAACCGGGTGTATCACCGAGTTACGGGATTGCTGTGTTTGACTCGGTGAGTCAGAGATGGGATAGACTCCCGGTTCACAGGTACCCAAATGGGTTGCCTTTGTTTTGTCAATTAGCAAGCTGTGAGGGGAAGCTTGTGGTGATGGGCGGGTGGGACCCGGTGAGTTACGATCCGGTTACTGACGTTTTTATCTACGACTTCATGACTCAGCAATGGAGACAAGGGAAGGATATGCCGTCAAAAAGATCCTTCTTTGCAATCGGAGCATGTTTAGGTCGGGTTTTTATAGCGGGCGGGCACGACGAGAACAAGAACGCGTTAAGAAGCGCGTGGGTTTATGATTTGAGAATGGACGAGTGGAGTCAGTTGGGGGAGATGAGTGAAGAGCGAGACGAGTGTGAAGGAGTGGAGATTGAGGAAGACGAGTTCTGGGTCGTGAGTGGGTACAGAACGGAGAGCCAAGGTCAATTTGATGGGAGCGCCGACGTCTACGGGTTAAAATCGGGGCAGTGGAGGCGAGTCGAAGGGGTTTGGGAACCTGGTCGGTGCCCGAGATCGTGCGTGGGGATGGGGAAAGATGGGAAATTGGTGAATTGGGCAGAGTTGAGCCCAGCGGTTCGGGTCGGAGCATGTGGGATCTCGCTGGGAAGGCGGGTTTTGGTTACGGGGTCGGGGTATCAAGGTGGACCTCATGGGTATTACATGGTGGAAATGAAGGAAGGGCAACATAGTAAATTGGAGAAACTCGATGTCCCTGATGAGTTCTCTGGGTGTGTCCAATCAGGCTGCTATGCAGAAATTTGATGCAGTAGGCATAATTTtgttctaatttttcttttaatacgAGTAATTCAACTCTCTTGCAGAGAAAAgctgttttatttttcatttttccagaagatgtaaaattttgaaaaaatatatatttgctcTAAAATACGGtggtattaaaattaaaatgtaatgtaataaaatttataggTTATGAATTGAAGAAACCAGAGAGGAAGTCAGAAATACGATACGGCCAGCGGAATCGAACGCCATGATTTCCATTGGAAGGACATGCTGCTCCAATAAATAATAATGCCAAACATGAAATTAATGCCTAGGCAAACCATTTAAAGCTTAGGTTGAAATGATTTCGGTGGAGTGGGCGATGCAAAGAGCTCCACCACAACAGCCGCTGACTTTTTTACATTTTCATGTATTCCCCTACAAGGCCATAATCGCGCTACATAGACTGGCTTAAAACCTCCTATTTTGTAGTTAAGAGCTACACAGTCTAAATAAATGAGCTATTTAAGTTCCTTgtaaatatgtttttgtttttaatcaaATCAGTTTTTCATATCAAAATAAGTGAAACTTCACCTTGTACAAGCGAAAAGCCGTGTGATCTAGGTGATGGAGGTTGGGTGAAAAAGGGGATGATATTATTGGAGCTGTGATGTGATGATTGTCTTATCAAAatggttatgtaacaccccatacacAACTTGGTCGTTGGGTCCGAGTTACGGATTGTTACTACCGTTGCCAGAGCAATTATAGTCACATATACATCATACAACCATTCACACACGCAATTTAATGTATTTCACATTCATTCTATGCTATATAAACATTTTCGAGTCTcatacgagcttacaaaagctcttttgctAACTCGAGATTGAACTaggaccaaaatgtaaattttttaaagttttgaatCAACATTGCGACATCCTGATTTCCATGTCATGACATCGTCAATCAGTGAGTCACGTCGCAACTTCAAACATCTTGACGTCGCGACGTAACTCATTGCTGGCTCATGTCACGACGTTGAGGACTCGAGGTCACAATGTTGCCCCTGCTTTGGCAACTTAACACTTTGGTACATATTCcaagctttcaaacaatcacccAAATGCTTTCATACATCTTTCCACAACCCAATACCatcatttcatatcaatttaaaCCAATTCATGCTTATGatcattaaaaaccaaaaatcCATATAATACCACCAAGTATTCATCATTTAAGCATAaccaactcatttattaaactaactaTACCAGCTAACTTCATCTTCTGATTCAAATATATTAAACTTGTGCAATATGGAAACCAAACACCTAAATGGTCTTTACATGAATCTAACCATGGATATActaagctatatatatatatatatatcatgcttAACATTCAAGCTTACCATTTTCAATTCATTCACCAACTTATGTATCTTAGCCATTTCAATTTGCAACCTTAAACATACTAAGCTCAAGGAAGTTCAAGATCATCATTTTTAATAGAATCAAACTTTGCCAAACCATACATCAACTAAGTCACATGCAATACTTAATATACAAGATCAACCATTACCACATCTATCACATAACTATCAACTCAAAATGACCATATGCACACTAAGGTgcccttatatacatgccacaacatttggactcaaaatgaacataATTTTATCGTCTTTTGATAGTATGTGCTTCATGCTAATCCGACTCAGTGTGTTTCGCAA contains the following coding sequences:
- the LOC107910142 gene encoding F-box/kelch-repeat protein SKIP20, translating into MFQEMENFEFSTELLPGLPEELGLECLSRLPCTAHRLASRVYHRWRDLLQSPDFYYHRKKLGYTQKFACLVLSFNGGTVNGPKKPGVSPSYGIAVFDSVSQRWDRLPVHRYPNGLPLFCQLASCEGKLVVMGGWDPVSYDPVTDVFIYDFMTQQWRQGKDMPSKRSFFAIGACLGRVFIAGGHDENKNALRSAWVYDLRMDEWSQLGEMSEERDECEGVEIEEDEFWVVSGYRTESQGQFDGSADVYGLKSGQWRRVEGVWEPGRCPRSCVGMGKDGKLVNWAELSPAVRVGACGISLGRRVLVTGSGYQGGPHGYYMVEMKEGQHSKLEKLDVPDEFSGCVQSGCYAEI